A segment of the Thermoplasmata archaeon genome:
CTCCCCGGTTGGACGGCCGGACTGTCGGAGAGGGGGGTGTGCCACTGCCCGGCTTGCGAGAAACTAGAAATGGGGGAGCTGCACGAGCAGGGAGAGCGAGGCAGGGAATTCCAGCCACGAACAACTGATTCTGGCGGGGCCGGCGGAGAAGAGAGCGCGGGAACTCCGGCCTTTGGTGGCTCGCCCAAACCCAGTGGCGCCCGTGCAACAACAGGAATTCAGAGGGTGGATGAGGATGCCGGCCTGCTTTCAGCCAGAGCCGGATTGAACACTCCGGAGACGTTCCGTCTGCTATACGAGCACAACTGCTACGCGGCATTCGCGGAGCTGAGCGCGGTTAGGAGCGCCATTGAGAGAGGGCGGCTCAGAGAACTCGTCGAGACCCGCCTCTCCGACCCCTGGAGCGTCTCACTCCTCCGCCATCTGGACCTCAGGCACGAGGACTTCTTTGAAAGGTGCGTCCCGGTCGCACGGCCCCTGCGCGAGCGCGGAGCTGGCCTGACAGCGCTCGGCACCGCGTCTCTCACGAGGCCCGAGGTGACGCGCTTCAGGAAGAGGGTGCTGGAGAGGTACAGAAGGCCACCCTCCTCCCCAATCCTCCTCCTCCTGCCATGCTCGGCGAGAAAGCCCTACTCCTCTTCCCTCTCCCATAGGGCCTTCAGAGCCGTCGTGATGGGCTGCGGGAACCCCGGCGCGGTCCACAGCGTCGTTCTCACCTCTCCACTCGGTGTTGTTCCCATGGAGCTGGAGTGCTTCTATCCGGCGAACTGCTATGACGTCCCGGTCACGGGGGACTGGGAGGAGCAGGAGATTCGAGTGGTGACTAAACAGCTCGGGTGTTTTCTGGAGAGGGGCCGCTATCGCGAGGTGGTCTGCCACCTCAGTGGCCACGAATTCCTTCGCGATGCCCTCCCGGCCTCGTCGCACTTTACCGCCGATGACAGGCCTGCCTCGCCGGAGGCCTTGCTCTCCTTGAAGTCCACGCTGAGGGAGCTTGCAGGGAGGGAGGAAAGAGTGGGGAGAGAGAGATTGGATAGGGAGAGGGCCGCCTCGATCTTCAAGTTCCAGTGGGGAGATGGCGCGGAGGCGCTCGCGGAGGAATGCAGGGTCAGGAGGCTCGGCCCCGGGTTCGTTTTCACCTCGCCCGACGGGATGCAGCTGGCGTCCCTCTCTCCGGAGAGAGGTCTCGTCTCCCTGACGATGAGGGGCGCGGAGAGGCTTCTCGGTAGGACTAATTACGAGGTCGAGATTGATGACTTCAGACCGACAGGCTCGGTCTTCGCCAGAGGCATCCTCAACGCCGGGCGAGACATCAGACCGGGAGACGAGGTTCTAGTGGTGCACAGGGGAGAGCTCAGAGGGGTCGGCGTCGCGATGATGTCGGGTCCGGAGATGGAGGAGAGGGGAAGAGGAGTGGCGGTCAAGCTCAGGCACCACCGTTCCGTGAACACCCCGGTGTCTCTTGAGAGGCGTGGGGGGGCAGGTGAGGGTGCATGAACGGGGAGCCCGAGAAGACGAATAACTCCGGGTGGGATGGGGATTATGAGACTCAGGAGAACGGGTGCGGGGAGGGGGGAGATGAGCTCGGGACCAAGAGCGAGGGAGCGAGACAGGTTCCGGGCCGCTGGAGGGACCCCAGAAAACCGGTCGCTTTCTGGATAGAGCCGGACGCTCTGGACGGCCAAGAGGTTAGGGCGGCTGTGCTCTTGCTCAGGACTCGAGGATGCAGCTGGGCCCGGTGCACTATGTGCGGCTACCACAGGGAGGCAGCCCCAGCAGGGGGGGAAGATGTCCTGGCTCAGTTCAGGACCTGGCTCGAGAGGGTTGGGGCCGAGAGAGTCGCCAAGCTCTACACCTCGGGAAGCTTCTTTGACGGGAGGGAGATTCCGGCGGACACTCGGCTAATCATTCTCGAGGAGGCGGGCCGGAGGTTCGAAAGGGTCGTTGTCGAGTCACGGCCCGAGTTCCTGACGGAGGAGGCCCTGCGAGACGCGATAAACAAGTGCCCGCAGCTGGAGGTAGCCATTGGGCTCGAATCCGCTTCGCCGAGAGTGCTCGAGTGGTCGGTCAGGAAGGGACTCACACCCGCCGACTTCGAGAGAGCGGCTGGGCTTGTGCACAGGATGGGCGCAAGGGTCAGGAGCTACGTCCTGCTCAAGCCGCCCTTCCTGACCGAGCTCGAAGCGCTGGAGGACGCGGTGGCGAGCATCCTGCGCGCCGCCCCCCTCTCCGATGTTGTGTCCCTGAATCCGGTCAACGTCCAGAGGGGGACCCTTGTGGAGAGGCTCTGGCGCCTAGGTCTTTACAGACCCCCATGGCTCTGGACCGCAGCGGAGTGCATTGCGAAGGCCGTAAACTACGCGGGCGCTGCAGGGGCGCACGGTCCGAGACTTGTGTGCGCTCCCTCGGGCGCCGGGAGCCCAAGAGGAGCCCACAACTGCGGCTCCTGTGATGATGCGGTGACTCGAGCGCTCCGTAACTTCTCGATATCGCAGAGCGCTGGCGATTTGAAAACAGTCATAGAAAAAGGCTGCGCCTGTATGGATGAGTGGCGCCACACCCTCGCGCTGGGGCTCCTCACGCACCTGAACCATGACGCGCTGCTTCGAGCGTTCTGAAGCACAGACGCTTATCGTCCCCCTTGCCCACGACGACGGGGCCCAAGGTGCCGTTCCGTCGCCTCACACCTCAAACGGCCTGGGCCGTGGAGCCGGGCGTATCAGTAGAAACTCGGCTCCTTTTTCTTCGGTCCGGTGATCACATATTTGTACAGCATCATCAGGAGGGCGCCCATGACGACGAGCAGGAATATTAAGAGCGTTATTCCGACGCCCGGCTCAATGCCTCCCGTGTAGGTAAAGTAGAAGACCGTCAGAATCAAGCCGAGCACGACGAGGAGGCAGATGTCCACGATGACTTCGAGAAGGGTGCGGGCATCGCGCGATAGACCCGCGGCCTCCTTCCTCTCCTCCACGCGCACAGCTCCGGCCCGGTCCTGCCCGGCGACACCCGTTGTTTCTCTCAAGCCCGACCTCGCCGGTGGAGCCCTCATCGGCCTGAACAGGCTGGGCTCGAGCTCCACAGCCTCCTCCGTGCGGGGCCGCAGGGCCTCGACGATGGACGAGGTATCGAAGCAGAAGACCACTCCCTTTCCCGTTGCGGCGACGAGCCTCTTCCCGTCCGGGGAGAGCGTCACGTTCTCGACGGGGCCCTCGAGTCGTTGCTTCCAGACGAGCTTCTGATTCCTGTGGAAAAGAAATATTTCCTCGGCCTCCGTGCCAGCAGCGATGAAGACCCCCCTCGAGTCCATGGCGACGGTGCCCACGGTCTTTTCGCCCGTTATATAGCGCCAGAGCAGCCCCTCGGTGCGGTGGAAGAAGGAGACCTGGCCAGGGTGCGCGCCGCCATATGTACCGACCGCAATATAATCCCCTGATGGGGAGATCGCGAGCGAGCCGGGAGGGCTCTCGAGCCTGTGGCTCCAGTATAGCTTGCCCAGTCTGTCAATCAGGTGCACCGAGCCGTCGGAGGACGCCACCGCTGTGTAGAACCCGTCAGCCGAGAGTGCCACATGCCCGATCGCCCCCTTCATCTTTTGGGACCACGCGAGCCTTCCGCCGTAGTTGGTGCTGTAGTTGTCCATGAAGTAGACCGTTGAGTCCTCAGAGCCAGCCACTGCGTAGCTTGCCGAGGACGAGAGCCCGAGGGCGGGTACGGGGCCCTCCGCCCTCTTGCTCCAGACAACCCTACCCGTGACGCACGAGAGGAACAGAATTCCGCCCCTCTCGGTCCCGACGAGCATGTATCTGGCGTTGTGGCTCAGAGCCAGGCGCGTCACCGGCTCCCCCGCATCGTGCTTCCAAAGAAGCTTTCCGCTGCCGTCGAAGAAGAGGACGCTCCCGTCCACCATGCCCGCCGCCGCGAAGTCGCCGGAGGAGGAGATACCCAGCGCGGAGGGCTTTGAACCGAGCTGTACGCTCCACAGGGGCTTCCCCCCAGCACCCAGGAGGTGGAGGAAGCCGTCGTCGCCGGCGGCGAGCACGAGCTCACGGTCGCCCGCCATCGCCAGCCCCACAACGCTTCCGCCGACCCTCTGCCTCCAAACCTCCTTTGCCTCGACCATTCCTCACCGCCCGGCCGGCCCGCAAGATTGAGTTCCTGTCATATAATCTTTGCCCGGTCTTCAGAGCCGGAGTCGAGAAAGGCATGGCACTCGTCGCGCGAGCCGCACTCCGGGCAGTGGCGTGCGCAGGGCTCGATATGGACTAGAACCCGCGAGCCATCGAGTTCATTCTCTATCTCCCTCTCCAGGGCGTCGCAGAGCTCGTGCGCGTCGTCGACATGGGTGTCGCGGGCCATGACCACGTGCAGGTCGATATGGCGCTCGGCGCCTGCCTTCCGGGCCCTGAGTCCGTGGAACTCGACGAAGCGATCCCTGTGGCGCTCGACAACAGCGCGAATTCTTCGCATCTCCTCCTCGGGCAGGGTGTGGTCCGTCAGCTCCCTCGCGCTCTTGACCGTAAGGCGCCAGGCGGCGTGGACGATGAGGACGGCGACGAGAATCGCAAGGATCGGGTCAAGGATGACGAGCCCAGTGAGGTGAATAAGGACTAGGCCCCAAAGCACACCCGCCGAGGTCCAAACATCGGTGCTCAGGTGGAGGGCGTCGGCCTCGAGCGCCGCCGACTCGGTTCTTCGCGCTATCTGGAAGAGCTTTCTGGACACGGCGAAGTTGACCAGCGCGGATACGCCCATGACGGCAATCCCAGCCGGCAGGAGGCCGACCTCGACTGGGTTGAGAATTCTTAGGATGGCCTCAGCGATTATCGCGCCCGCTGCGACGAGAATCAAGGCGGCCTCGGCCACCGCCGAGAGGTTCTCGAACTTGCCGTGGCCGAAGGCGTGCTCGCGGTCGGGCGGCCTGGCGCTCTTGACCACCGCCACATTCGCTATTATCGCGGCGAGGAGGTCGAGCCCGGAGTGCGCGGCCTCCGATAGGACCGATATGGAGAGCATCGCGAGGCCGACCGCGAGCTTCAGCGCGGTGAGGAAAACGTTCGATACTATGGAAAGCCTGGCCCACCTGACCTTCTCCGCGACACGCGCATCGCTGACGAGTTCCATCCGATTCCTTTCACACAATGGTCTCGTTGTATTTGGGTATTGCCGGAAAAAAATAAACCGGAGATGGAATTCTCTAGCGAATGCCAGGGGAATTCAGCACATGGGGCCGGCGTGCCTGTGGGAGCGGGAGCCGGCTTCCGGGGCAGGGGTTGGAGCGCTACACGTTGAAATACATCGCGTGCTCCCAGCTCGTCACTTCATTGGAGAAGG
Coding sequences within it:
- a CDS encoding archaeosine biosynthesis radical SAM protein RaSEA encodes the protein MNGEPEKTNNSGWDGDYETQENGCGEGGDELGTKSEGARQVPGRWRDPRKPVAFWIEPDALDGQEVRAAVLLLRTRGCSWARCTMCGYHREAAPAGGEDVLAQFRTWLERVGAERVAKLYTSGSFFDGREIPADTRLIILEEAGRRFERVVVESRPEFLTEEALRDAINKCPQLEVAIGLESASPRVLEWSVRKGLTPADFERAAGLVHRMGARVRSYVLLKPPFLTELEALEDAVASILRAAPLSDVVSLNPVNVQRGTLVERLWRLGLYRPPWLWTAAECIAKAVNYAGAAGAHGPRLVCAPSGAGSPRGAHNCGSCDDAVTRALRNFSISQSAGDLKTVIEKGCACMDEWRHTLALGLLTHLNHDALLRAF
- a CDS encoding WD40 repeat domain-containing protein; the encoded protein is MVEAKEVWRQRVGGSVVGLAMAGDRELVLAAGDDGFLHLLGAGGKPLWSVQLGSKPSALGISSSGDFAAAGMVDGSVLFFDGSGKLLWKHDAGEPVTRLALSHNARYMLVGTERGGILFLSCVTGRVVWSKRAEGPVPALGLSSSASYAVAGSEDSTVYFMDNYSTNYGGRLAWSQKMKGAIGHVALSADGFYTAVASSDGSVHLIDRLGKLYWSHRLESPPGSLAISPSGDYIAVGTYGGAHPGQVSFFHRTEGLLWRYITGEKTVGTVAMDSRGVFIAAGTEAEEIFLFHRNQKLVWKQRLEGPVENVTLSPDGKRLVAATGKGVVFCFDTSSIVEALRPRTEEAVELEPSLFRPMRAPPARSGLRETTGVAGQDRAGAVRVEERKEAAGLSRDARTLLEVIVDICLLVVLGLILTVFYFTYTGGIEPGVGITLLIFLLVVMGALLMMLYKYVITGPKKKEPSFY
- a CDS encoding cation diffusion facilitator family transporter, which gives rise to MELVSDARVAEKVRWARLSIVSNVFLTALKLAVGLAMLSISVLSEAAHSGLDLLAAIIANVAVVKSARPPDREHAFGHGKFENLSAVAEAALILVAAGAIIAEAILRILNPVEVGLLPAGIAVMGVSALVNFAVSRKLFQIARRTESAALEADALHLSTDVWTSAGVLWGLVLIHLTGLVILDPILAILVAVLIVHAAWRLTVKSARELTDHTLPEEEMRRIRAVVERHRDRFVEFHGLRARKAGAERHIDLHVVMARDTHVDDAHELCDALEREIENELDGSRVLVHIEPCARHCPECGSRDECHAFLDSGSEDRAKII
- a CDS encoding DUF5591 domain-containing protein encodes the protein MFEVVSRDGAARRALWSVGGSELRTPNILFISVPGIPAFERAEALLSSSGPVNGKFTVWTGGSWFLEREFGVRRLPGLRDIPPEVRTGFAGDSSSLQSTPSDAKALRIPPFPNIPSGFEPLPGLASRAAHELMKAHNSTFLPLPGDFSAGEGGDADDIKSTGAEVVVLPSAVGLSLRTKELAREIVKLREAAGWGRIIYAIGLGEPGHLALLTYCGIDLFDSSPLAAAALRGVRLLPGWTAGLSERGVCHCPACEKLEMGELHEQGERGREFQPRTTDSGGAGGEESAGTPAFGGSPKPSGARATTGIQRVDEDAGLLSARAGLNTPETFRLLYEHNCYAAFAELSAVRSAIERGRLRELVETRLSDPWSVSLLRHLDLRHEDFFERCVPVARPLRERGAGLTALGTASLTRPEVTRFRKRVLERYRRPPSSPILLLLPCSARKPYSSSLSHRAFRAVVMGCGNPGAVHSVVLTSPLGVVPMELECFYPANCYDVPVTGDWEEQEIRVVTKQLGCFLERGRYREVVCHLSGHEFLRDALPASSHFTADDRPASPEALLSLKSTLRELAGREERVGRERLDRERAASIFKFQWGDGAEALAEECRVRRLGPGFVFTSPDGMQLASLSPERGLVSLTMRGAERLLGRTNYEVEIDDFRPTGSVFARGILNAGRDIRPGDEVLVVHRGELRGVGVAMMSGPEMEERGRGVAVKLRHHRSVNTPVSLERRGGAGEGA